A stretch of the Rodentibacter haemolyticus genome encodes the following:
- the glyQ gene encoding glycine--tRNA ligase subunit alpha, which produces MSNQFNIKTFQGMILALQDYWAKQGCTIVQPFDMEVGAGTSHPMTALRALGPEPMAFAYVQPSRRPTDGRYGENPNRLQHYYQFQVVIKPSPDNIQELYLGSLEMLGFDPTKNDIRFVEDNWENPTLGAWGLGWEVWLNGMEVTQFTYFQQVGGLECKPVTGEVTYGLERLAMYIQGVDSVYDLVWSDGPLGKTTYGDVFHQNEVEQSTYNFEYADTDFLFYCFDQYEKEAQSLLSLEKPLPLPAYERILKAAHSFNLLDARKAISVTERQRYILRIRALTKGVAEAYYASREALGFPGCKK; this is translated from the coding sequence ATGAGCAATCAATTCAACATAAAAACATTCCAAGGTATGATTCTCGCCCTGCAAGATTATTGGGCAAAACAGGGTTGCACAATTGTACAGCCTTTTGATATGGAAGTCGGGGCGGGGACATCGCACCCGATGACCGCATTGCGTGCTTTAGGGCCTGAACCGATGGCATTTGCCTATGTGCAGCCGTCACGCCGCCCGACAGACGGGCGTTACGGTGAAAACCCGAACCGTTTACAACACTACTATCAATTCCAAGTGGTGATTAAACCTTCACCGGATAATATTCAAGAACTTTATTTAGGCTCGCTTGAAATGCTCGGTTTTGATCCGACCAAAAATGACATTCGTTTTGTGGAAGATAACTGGGAAAACCCGACCCTTGGTGCTTGGGGATTGGGTTGGGAAGTATGGTTAAACGGTATGGAAGTCACCCAATTTACCTATTTCCAACAAGTGGGTGGTTTGGAATGTAAACCGGTAACGGGGGAAGTGACCTATGGTTTGGAACGTTTGGCAATGTATATTCAAGGTGTGGATAGCGTGTATGATTTAGTGTGGTCTGACGGCCCGCTTGGTAAAACCACTTACGGTGATGTGTTCCATCAAAATGAAGTGGAACAATCCACTTATAACTTTGAATATGCCGACACGGATTTCTTATTTTACTGCTTCGATCAATACGAAAAAGAAGCACAATCTCTGCTTTCCTTAGAAAAACCGCTACCGTTGCCGGCTTATGAACGAATCTTAAAAGCGGCACACAGCTTCAACCTATTAGACGCACGCAAAGCGATTTCCGTTACCGAACGTCAACGCTATATTTTACGTATTCGCGCGCTAACCAAAGGTGTGGCGGAAGCCTATTATGCCAGCCGTGAAGCTTTAGGGTTTCCGGGCTGTAAAAAATAA